The DNA segment GCGCGGATACCAATAGCCGCCGATTCGCAGCCACCGCGGCTTCATTTCCTCGACCAGCCGCTCACCAATGCCGACCGTGCAATCCTCATGAAAGGCGGCGTGATTGCGGAAGCTGCCGAGAAACAGCTTCAGCGATTTGGATTCAACAATGGTGTCGCCGGGCACGTAATCGATCACGAGATGCGCGAAGTCGGGCTGGCCGGTAACGGGGCACAGTGACGTGAATTCCGGCGACACGAAGCGGACCAGATAATTGCGGCCGAGGCGCGGATTGGGAACGTAATCGAGCACCGCCTCTTCCGGGCTGGCGGGAAGCGGGCTGTTCTTGCCGAGATGGAGTGTCATGCGGAGCAGATAGGGGCAGGCTCGCCGCGATACCAGTTCGCCGGCGTTGGTCCGCGCGTGTTTCGACAAGCGGGAATTGGAGGCTAAGAGAAGCGCATGGACCCACTTGTCTCCGCCCAATGGCTTGCCGCCGAGATCGGCGCGCGTGATCTTCGCCTTGCCGATTGCACCTGGTTTCTGCCCGGTGATGGACGGGACGCCGCGGCGGAATATCTCGCCGGGCACATCCCCGGCGCGGTCTTTCTTGACCTGGCGGAGATGACCGACACGGAAACGAGCCTGCCGATGATGCTGCCCGGACCGGAGAAGTTCGCCAGCCGGATGGGCCGGCTGGGGCTTGGCGATGGCACGCGGATCGTGCTGTACGACCAGTCTCCGCATCACACCGCGGCGCGCGGCTGGGCCATGTTGCGCAGCTTCGGCATCACCGATGTCGCCATTCTCGACGGCGGGCTGGATGCGTGGGGCAGGGCCGGTGGTGCGCTGGCGATCGGCGAGGAAGCGCCGCGGCCGCGGCACATCACGCCGCGCGATCGCGGCCGCGCCATCCGCGATCTGATGCACATGAAGGCCGTGCAGGCCAGCGGCGCCGAACAGATCGTCGACGCACGCTCCCCAAGCCGCTTTGCCGGGGCCGAAGCGGAGCCGCGCGCGGGCGTGACCCCCGGGCATATACCTGGTTCGACCAACCTTCATTACGCCCGCTTCTTCCGCGAAGATGGCACATGGAAGGACGTGGACGCGCTGCGCGCCCTCTTCAACGACGCCGGTATCGACCTCGAGCGGCCGATGGTGGCGACCTGCGGCTCAGGCGTGACCGCCGCGGTGATCGCCTTTGCCGCGCATCTGCTGGGGCGCGAGGTGCCGGTCTATGACGGAAGCTGGGCGGAGTGGGGCGCCGATCCCGCCACGCCGAAGGAGACCGGGGCATGAGCAAGGACCGGCCGATCGCCGATGCTACCCGTGTCGTTGCCGCCGGGCGGCGCGCGGAATGGACGCAGGGGATCGTCAACCCGCCGCTGTGGCGCGCCTCCACCCACCTTTATGACTCGGTCGCCGAGCTGCGCGCCAATGGTGCGCGCGATACCCACCACCGCCTGTTCTACGGCCGGCGCGGCAGCCCGACGCAATGGAGCCTGGCAGAGGCGCTGACCGAGCTTGAGCCGGGTGCGGAGGCGACTTTCCTCTACCCCTCCGGCGTGGCGGCGATCGCGGCGGCGCTGCTGA comes from the Sphingomonas sp. OV641 genome and includes:
- the queF gene encoding preQ(1) synthase, with protein sequence MTLHLGKNSPLPASPEEAVLDYVPNPRLGRNYLVRFVSPEFTSLCPVTGQPDFAHLVIDYVPGDTIVESKSLKLFLGSFRNHAAFHEDCTVGIGERLVEEMKPRWLRIGGYWYPRGGIPIDVFWQTGAPPADLWVPDQGVPSYRGRG
- a CDS encoding sulfurtransferase, which gives rise to MDPLVSAQWLAAEIGARDLRLADCTWFLPGDGRDAAAEYLAGHIPGAVFLDLAEMTDTETSLPMMLPGPEKFASRMGRLGLGDGTRIVLYDQSPHHTAARGWAMLRSFGITDVAILDGGLDAWGRAGGALAIGEEAPRPRHITPRDRGRAIRDLMHMKAVQASGAEQIVDARSPSRFAGAEAEPRAGVTPGHIPGSTNLHYARFFREDGTWKDVDALRALFNDAGIDLERPMVATCGSGVTAAVIAFAAHLLGREVPVYDGSWAEWGADPATPKETGA